One Camelina sativa cultivar DH55 chromosome 3, Cs, whole genome shotgun sequence genomic window carries:
- the LOC104777294 gene encoding glucan endo-1,3-beta-glucosidase 11-like, translating into MELKSFRRSSSFIFLLSVTFIIPTAIASIGVNYGQIGDNLPSPSEVIPLIKSIGATKVKLYDANPQILKAFANTGIEFIVGLGNEYLSKMKDPSKALTWIKQNVTPFLPATNITCITIGNEILALNDSSLTLSLLPAMQGVHSALTTAGLSDQISVTTAHSLSILKTSFPPSAGEFQPDLLDSLTPILEFHRKTESPFLINAYPFFAYKGSPKEVPLDFVLFQPNQGVVDPATGFHYDNMLFAQIDAVYSALAAAGYKSLRVEISETGWPSKGDDDEFGATPENAKRYNGNLIKMMMSGKKTKTPLRPSNDLSIYVFALFNENLKPGPTSERNYGLFKPDGTQAYSLGFTLNDVVRGASGGGGGGNSSSSGGGGGGKAPVSPVSPVAPDSASTGYLAISYAPVTGKRKGEGAIFSMAVVMMSMLLARHLL; encoded by the exons ATGGAACTTAAGAGCTTTCGCCGCTCTTCTTCCTTCATATTCCTCCTCTCAG taacgTTTATTATCCCAACGGCGATAGCTTCAATCGGAGTAAACTACGGCCAAATCGGAGACAACCTCCCATCACCGTCCGAAGTAATCCCACTGATAAAATCAATCGGAGCGACGAAAGTAAAACTGTACGACGCGAATCCACAGATCCTCAAAGCTTTCGCCAACACCGGGATCGAGTTCATCGTCGGACTCGGAAACGAGTACCTCTCCAAGATGAAAGATCCGTCAAAAGCATTGACATGGATCAAACAAAACGTTACTCCATTTTTACCGGCGACTAACATCACCTGCATCACTATCGGAAACGAGATCTTAGCTCTCAACGACTCATCGCTCACCCTCAGCCTCCTCCCCGCGATGCAAGGGGTTCACTCTGCTCTTACCACCGCTGGACTCTCCGATCAAATCTCCGTAACCACCGCACACTCACTCTCCATCCTCAAAACCTCGTTCCCGCCTTCCGCCGGGGAGTTTCAACCGGATCTACTCGACTCACTCACCCCGATCCTCGAGTTCCACCGGAAAACAGAGTCTCCGTTCTTGATCAACGCGTACCCTTTCTTCGCTTACAAAGGCAGCCCTAAAGAGGTGCCTCTCGACTTCGTTCTGTTTCAGCCGAACCAAGGAGTCGTGGATCCGGCCACCGGGTTTCACTACGACAACATGCTTTTCGCTCAGATCGACGCCGTGTACTCTGCTTTAGCGGCGGCCGGGTATAAGTCTTTGAGAGTTGAGATATCGGAGACTGGGTGGCCGTCTAAAGGTGACGACGACGAGTTCGGAGCTACGCCGGAGAACGCGAAGAGGTACAACGGGAACTTgatcaagatgatgatgagtggTAAGAAGACTAAAACGCCCCTGAGACCTAGCAACGATCTCAGTATTTACGTTTTTGCCCTTTTTAATGAGAACTTGAAACCTGGTCCGACGTCGGAGAGGAATTATGGATTGTTTAAACCTGATGGGACTCAGGCTTATTCTCTTGGGTTTACTTTAAACGATGTCGTGAGAGGGGCTAGTGGCGGGGGCGGTGGTGGGAATAGTAGTAGtagcggtggaggaggaggaggaaaggcGCCGGTGTCACCGGTTTCTCCGGTGGCGCCAGATAGTGCCTCAACTGGCTATTTGGCTATTTCGTATGCTCCGGTAACG GGGAAAAGAAAAGGGGAAGGTGCAATATTTTCAATGGCGGTGGTGATGATGAGCATGTTACTGGCGAGACACTTACTTTGA
- the LOC104777293 gene encoding uncharacterized protein LOC104777293 isoform X1, whose protein sequence is MDPAARNLYRATSPEYMEDGTPKVTIPSHVLLQGIENQKEYVLGQFYRCSPPPNGLIHAVLNRIWGRKCKIFMRKLDGSRFLFHIPDASTRAWVFQRGIWHVDDCLMFVAPLSDAETFDLLEISTILVWVTLKNIPHRLYSIPGISHIASGLGAPMATYKSRLDPSLMGEAKILVEVELSKAFPPRIAAADKRGNISMVNVEYAWIPAVCGDCGQLGHKASRCLHPHLPNEKVTQLV, encoded by the coding sequence ATGGATCCGGCAGCAAGAAATCTTTACAGAGCTACCTCACCGGAGTATATGGAAGACGGTACTCCAAAAGTAACAATTCCGAGTCATGTCTTGTTGCAAGGTATTGAGAATCAGAAGGAATATGTTTTAGGTCAGTTCTATAGATGTAGTCCTCCTCCTAATGGATTGATTCATGCAGTGTTAAATAGAATTTGGGGTAGAAAGTGTAAGATCTTTATGCGCAAGTTAGATGGTTCAAGATTTCTCTTCCATATCCCAGATGCTTCAACCAGAGCTTGGGttttccaaagaggaatatgGCATGTTGATGATTGTCTTATGTTTGTTGCTCCTTTGTCTGATGCAGAAACATTTGATCTCCTAGAGATATCAACTATTCTTGTCTGGGTAACACTCAAAAATATACCACACAGGTTGTACTCAATTCCAGGAATTAGTCATATTGCATCAGGGTTAGGTGCCCCTATGGCTACGTATAAATCAAGACTTGACCCTTCCTTAATGGGTGAGGCCAAGATATTGGTGGAAGTGGAGCTGAGTAAAGCTTTCCCTCCTAGGATTGCTGCAGCTGACAAAAGGGGTAACATTTCTATGGTGAATGTTGAGTATGCTTGGATCCCAGCGGTTTGTGGAGATTGTGGACAATTAGGGCATAAGGCCTCCCGCTGTTTGCACCCCCATCTGCCGAATGAAAAAGTTACTCAGCTGGTTTGA
- the LOC104777293 gene encoding uncharacterized protein LOC104777293 isoform X2, translated as MDPAARNLYRATSPEYMEDGTPKVTIPSHVLLQETFDLLEISTILVWVTLKNIPHRLYSIPGISHIASGLGAPMATYKSRLDPSLMGEAKILVEVELSKAFPPRIAAADKRGNISMVNVEYAWIPAVCGDCGQLGHKASRCLHPHLPNEKVTQLV; from the exons ATGGATCCGGCAGCAAGAAATCTTTACAGAGCTACCTCACCGGAGTATATGGAAGACGGTACTCCAAAAGTAACAATTCCGAGTCATGTCTTGTTGCAAG AAACATTTGATCTCCTAGAGATATCAACTATTCTTGTCTGGGTAACACTCAAAAATATACCACACAGGTTGTACTCAATTCCAGGAATTAGTCATATTGCATCAGGGTTAGGTGCCCCTATGGCTACGTATAAATCAAGACTTGACCCTTCCTTAATGGGTGAGGCCAAGATATTGGTGGAAGTGGAGCTGAGTAAAGCTTTCCCTCCTAGGATTGCTGCAGCTGACAAAAGGGGTAACATTTCTATGGTGAATGTTGAGTATGCTTGGATCCCAGCGGTTTGTGGAGATTGTGGACAATTAGGGCATAAGGCCTCCCGCTGTTTGCACCCCCATCTGCCGAATGAAAAAGTTACTCAGCTGGTTTGA